The following are encoded together in the Argopecten irradians isolate NY unplaced genomic scaffold, Ai_NY scaffold_1033, whole genome shotgun sequence genome:
- the LOC138313895 gene encoding uncharacterized protein: MFLIPETFYDKEIYNYIVLKMNSKKQLKSKVFYDDGHVHSVQVATIDENVSHCYVRAKVLPSLPTANKKDSPDYVVWVMLSKVTACVNSAYCNCTAGQGEACNHIAALLYAISDIAEKKREGKLAPTSTKCKWNNPRKRKLSPKKSQDIKFRKSLFGRNESVEDDDVKIGSETKLNLKLSTNVNRFRAKLLQNQSKAGWLTNFPMETSEDLTLPVLHNVDFHYCDHVDLTNVDCKTTFSNHFNSMEVTEAQCQQIECLTRNQSKSYAWVEARKGRLTASNFGRIVKMREGTLLEPTVKDIFAYTDIVRNKYVQWGKQHEAAARRAYINFMKKEHPGINVKQSGLVVNCKYPHLGASPDGCVYCGHCVNSNASGLLEIKCPASDKWKFVSPEECSQDPKFCCELNDGKVMLKRTHNYYYQVQGQMALSQKQWCDFVIWTCTGKISVERIPFDKDFWEDVVKKLNIFYKNAVIPELYSRRVQRGKQLFDVCM, from the exons ATGTTTCTTATTCCAGAAACTTTTTATGATAAAGagatttataattatatagtgCTTAAAATGAACAGCAAGAAACAACTTAAATCCAAAGTTTTCTATGATGATGGACATGTTCATAGCGTGCAGGTAGCCACAATTGATGAAAACGTTAGCCACTGCTACGTAAGAGCAAAAGTTCTACCATCGCTGCCTACAGCCAACAAAAAGGACAGCCCGGATTATGTGGTTTGGGTGATGTTGTCTAAAGTAACAGCTTGTGTAAATTCAGCCTATTGCAACTGTACTGCTGG ACAAGGTGAAGCATGCAATCATATAGCAGCACTTCTTTATGCCATATCAGACATTGCCGAAAAGAAACGAGAGGGTAAATTAGCACCAACATCAACCAAATGTAAATGGAATAATCccagaaaaagaaaattgagTCCTAAAAAGTCTCAAGACATCAAGTTTAGGAAATCATTATTTGGAAGGAATGAATCTGTAGAAGATGATGATGTAAAGATAGGTAGTGAGACAAAGttaaatttgaaattatcaACAAATGTCAACCGTTTCAGGGCTAAACTCTTGCAAAACCAGTCAAAGGCAGGATGGTTGACAAACTTCCCCATGGAAACATCTGAAGACTTAACATTACCAGTGTTACATAATGTTGACTTTCATTATTGCGACCATGTTGACTTGACCAATGTAGACTGTAAAACAACATTCAGTAATCACTTCAATTCAATGGAAGTAACAGAGGCACAGTGTCAACAAATTGAATGCTTGACAAGGAATCAAAGCAAAAGTTATGCTTGGGTTGAGGCTAGGAAGGGCAGGTTAACTGCTTCTAACTTTGGACGCATTGTGAAAATGAGGGAGGGCACTCTACTTGAGCCCACAGTTAAGGACATTTTTGCTTACACAGACATAGTCAGAAACAAATATGTGCAGTGGGGTAAACAACATGAAGCTGCAGCACGGCGGGCTTACATTAACTTCATGAAAAAGGAGCATCCAGGGATTAATGTGAAACAAAGTGGGCTTGTGGTCAACTGCAAGTATCCCCATCTTGGGGCAAGCCCTGATGGCTGTGTCTACTGTGGACATTGTGTTAATTCAAATGCCAGTGGTCTACTTGAGATAAAATGCCCAGCTTCAGATAAATGGAAATTTGTTTCCCCAGAAGAGTGTTCACAGGACCCAAAGTTCTGTTGTGAGTTGAATGATGGGAAGGTAATGCTGAAGAGAACACATAATTATTACTATCAAGTGCAAGGACAAATGGCCCTTAGTCAAAAACAATGGTGTGACTTTGTTATTTGGACATGCACTGGGAAAATTTCAGTCGAGAGAATTCCATTTGACAAGGACTTCTGGGAAGATGTTGTTAAGaaacttaatattttttataaaaatgcagTGATACCAGAGCTGTATAGTCGCCGAGTCCAGAGAGGGAAACAACTGTTTGATGTATGCATGTAG
- the LOC138313894 gene encoding uncharacterized protein → MLELFCDFRYEKRALECLGANNIRCTMSHRKTKKYCCSCSNFRGKEVDSKTISLHRFPADIKIRKVWIQRCKLSMKSFKFTVNSKLCSSHFVGQRGPTPIHPLPSIFGSKIYQTSSLEKSCDQKMATTSTCKMDVLCSDVESEISSNTSIATSDSATGTSVLLHDYCGLTNINSIANIRNQCSQTAPSAVSVSTQTDATLIKQHCSQGAQTADVQTREIGIQVNLPQLTFDDIHSDDKKCTFYTGMPDTSTFRALFDELSEDAAQGTGSNSDFTVGGRPRSLRLIDEFFMVLMRLRLGLILEDLAFRFCISSSTCGEIFNKWIDYLEPKLSFLLMWPSREVVNEHMPSLFRDKFPTTRIVIDCTEIKTETPNSLKLKSVMYSDYKSHSTWKSLVGISPAGTVTFVSDLWAGSISDKKIVEKSGLLNLIEPGDAIMADKGFTISDLTTPRGIHLIIPPFKRKSTFSKREVHNTKDIAQARIHVEREMERIKNFRIFEGVLPISMSARASKIWKICVYLTNLHPPLKPLP, encoded by the exons atgCTGGAACTCTTTTGTGATTTTCGGTACGAAAAGCGCGCATTGGAATGTCTGGGGGCTAACAACATCCGGTGCACTATGTCCCACAGAAAAACGAAGAAATACTGCTGTTCCTGCAGTAATTTCAGAGGGAAAGAGGTCGACAGTAAGACAATATCACTTCACAGATTCCCGGCTGACATCAAGATTAGAAAAGTATGGATTCAACGATGCAAGTTGTCAATGAAGTCCTTCAAGTTCACCGTAAACAGCAAACTTTGCTCCAGTCATTTTGTGGGACAACGCGGACCAACACCAATACACCCATTACCATCAATATTTGgaagtaaaatatatcaaacttcG AGTTTGGAGAAATCATGTGATCAGAAAATGGCCACAACCTCAACATGTAAGATGGATGTTTTGTGCAGTGATGTAGAATCTGAAATATCAAGTAACACCAGCATAGCCACATCTGATTCTGCAACTGGAACATCTGTGCTGTTACATGATTATTGTGGACTTACAAATATAAATTCCATTGCTAACATCAGAAATCAATGTTCACAAACAGCACCATCAGCAGTTTCTGTAAGTACACAGACAGATGCCACTCTAATCAAACAACACTGTAGTCAAGGAGCCCAAACAGCTGATGTTCAAACGAGAGAGATTGGTATTCAAGTAAATTTGCCACAATTGACCTTTGATGACATCCATTCTGATGACAAAAAGTGTACATTTTATACTGGAATGCCAGATACTAGCACATTCAGAGCTTTATTTGATGAGCTATCTGAAGATGCAGCCCAAGGAACAGGTAGTAATAGTGATTTCACTGTTGGTGGAAGACCTAGGTCATTGCGTTTGATTGATGAATTTTTCATGGTTCTGATGAGGCTTCGCCTTGGACTCATCCTTGAAGACCTTGCCTTTCGATTTTGTATATCGTCATCAACTTGTGGAGAAATTTTTAACAAATGGATTGATTATTTAGAGCCAAAGTTGTCCTTTCTACTTATGTGGCCTTCAAGGGAAGTAGTCAATGAACATATGCCTTCTTTATTTAGAGACAAATTTCCAACAACTCGAATAGTGATTGACTGTAcagaaattaaaactgaaacaCCAAACtcattgaaattaaaatctGTTATGTATAGTGACTACAAATCACACTCTACATGGAAGTCTTTAGTTGGTATAAGTCCAGCAGGTACTGTTACATTTGTGTCTGATTTGTGGGCAGGAAGTATTAGTGACAAGAAAATAGTTGAAAAAAGTGGATTGTTAAACTTAATTGAACCAGGAGATGCGATAATGGCAGACAAAGGATTTACCATATCAGACTTAACTACACCCAGAGGGATCCATCTAATCATTCCTCCATTCAAACGGAAATCTACATTTTCAAAGCGCGAGGTTCATAACACTAAAGATATAGCTCAGGCTAGGATTCATGTTGAACGTGAAATGGAACGTATTAAGAACTTCAGGATTTTTGAAGGTGTTTTACCGATTTCAATGTCCGCTCGTGCTTCAAAAATCTGgaaaatatgtgtgtatttAACCAATTTACATCCACCATTAAAGCCATTACCTTAA